ttttgaaaaaaatcttattaatatattGCCCTATGATTACACTATCCGCCCGTTGCAATTTTCTAGCTCCAATTCAGGGTCTTTTATTATAGGCTGCCCTTTATCAGTTAGCATTGAATCCACGTTGAGGATGTTATTCGGATTGACTTCCAATGTTACAAAAATACTGTTTGCATCGAAATAATGCGCTCAGCTACGTCCGTTTTTGAAAATCACCTTGAAATATGCCTTCATCTGTAACGATAACGTCAAATAATGTCGCGTTACATTATACTGTACATTGTACATTGTGCGTTACTCAAAGTACTGTATTTCCAAAGTAAGCTCAATTTCAAGATATACTTTATTgtttatcatgtttttaatGTATGATTTATGCATCAtcaaaattaattgttattgaattaaaaacCAGATTAATATTCTTCTAAGAAACGTTTTTCTGCTGAGCTATCCTTGACCATGATAATAAAAGATGGGGTGCCTCCTCTAATAACGTACCTAAAATATACAatagttaaattaataaaggccACCTAAAAGTTTTCAGgtacatttaataattaatttttacacttgcttacaaaaataaatatgaagtttcCACTAATCATTAccttttatcatgaaaatacagACCATACATAAAGTAAATACCGAAACAAGACTTGTTGATATGTTCAAATAATGTGTGAGTGAAACACTTATTTGTCAGGGGAGAAAAGATAACTGAAAATAGTAGATCTATAAGTAGCCCGGAAAATATATGAAGGCGTGAATTTATTAAGCTCTCTATAAGGCTAGTATGATTTCACTGAAAAATAAACTACTGAGTTCCTTCTCCAAAAATGCGAATCTATGAAGCCCACATTTAACCAGATGCGACATATGGCATGAAATGGTTTGGACATGTACAACTCAAAGTATCCTTGAAGCAAATCTCTACAATTCGGGAAAGGAGAGGCCCAAGAAGATAAAGCCAAAAGTATCATTGAAGCAAATATCTACAATTCGAGAAGAAAGAGGCCCAAGAAGAATTGAATTGATGGTGTAACTGAAGATCTTCATATGATGCAGGTTATAGGATAGTATTCTCTTGTCTGGGACGGACATCCCCAAAAACAAATTGTGGAGGAGCCTAGATCCAGCTAATAAGGTAAATTGCAGTGAgcattcattttcatttcttatgaAATTGTTCCTTATAGCGTCAGTAGAAAACTGAGAAACTAAAGATAGGGAAAGGTAGAGCATACCACTTATTATCCTAGCTCTAAAAGCTACAAAAGAAACATGCAATAACAACTGTTGAAGAACACCAAGTGTGAAGCTAAGAGGATGTATAAGCAAAATAGTCTAGAGTTTGTGAAGCATCATAATATTGGAATgatgaataaaagttttaatttttaaatccaatggaaatgttgtttttaaaaaagtatagaGGGTTGCTATAGGTATTTTGACTACATATATTGAATCTCATAAGTTGtggattcaattttattaagaaattgatTAATACAATTTCAGAAGATAAAGGTGGTCATGTTAAAGAAGGTATATAGGACCTGAAATAAATGGGACAAACATTAATTTTACTTACTCATTGTTTTTGAGAACATTTCCTAGTGTCATGGTTTGTTCTATAAGCCTGATTTTATTTCTGGacgtttcaaaatatatatttaattgattaGGTATATACTTTTTTTGCTCATCCCAATCAGGTGGAGATTTAAACATTGCCTCTATTTGTTCAGAaaacctaaaaataatattaaatcgGTACAAGTAAATACTAATGCAACTTTAATCATTGCACAATGAAACCAATATTATTccaatatatagaaatattcgtaggtatatttcaaataaaaggttttatttaaatcaaatccaccataaaaagtattttgaagtTATTATTTGACATGCTAATCGGCCTATTGCgtttaatatttctttaaatatgtAGCTTAGTAGTAAATGCTGTTGTATTGCCTCtttaaaagagaaataaattaatttattaattacccACTCCAGTTCGAGTTGTATAtggaaagtatatttttttgaattcccTTTCGTTCTCCATAAatgcaaattataattaatttgttcaattcatagtttgatgatattttgttgGTAAGTGAAGTTATTTTAATGTATCCTTATTTCTTTACTTTGTGTAGTAGATacttacaaaataataaaaataaaatcattactATTCTGTGATGACAATGATATCtggttattattttatttagctCATAGTTGtatgatttattttgtattaaaaaaatctctaaTATTAAAGTTTCATCAAATTCTCCTGTTTAGCTTTTTTAcagtttgtattttttatttatttaaagaacaTAATGATGAGATCAGATTTCTCTCTGGTTGTCCTTTAAAAACTAGATTCAGTTTTTATAAATGGTACAGCATAATACAATATTATATCCAGATGTCTTCTATAGACTTCTTGCTTCTTTAGTTATTCTTTCTCCCTATgccttttcatttttttcaattttcactgACTAAATATTGAAACATCACTTGAGTAACACTAGATCAATACTAAAGCAGAAATAATTGCACTGCTAAGGCGAGACTCAAATTGGGACACAAATAGCACGTGTGAGAGTGTAACTCGTACAAGGTATGCGTGGTGATCCGCATATTGAGACACGCTTTTTAAATTAGGAAACAGAAATAGGTTTTGATTTAATTGGCAGTTCGGGACTAGTCGGCATCAAAAAAAGTTTGACTTTTTTGacaatcaaacaaaatttgtgtttttgaaatttagttttgaatCAGAATCGGATGATGCTGAGGAGGAAATGTTTTATTCCTTgatgaggaaaaaatttaaatcgccagataaatttattctattgaAGAGAAAAAACTGGTAAATTCATAATTACAACTAAAAGGAGTGATATcgattttgataattatttacgAATTAATCGAAACCAGTTTACTCTCTGTGATCCCTTACCACCTCTATTAACTTTTCTTCtgtcattttttgtaaaaaaattaaagaaagacTTGCTAGTCACCAAACGTGTGGCAGAGCAAACTAGCACGTCTGTGTGTTCAATCTTGTAGATTGAATACTCACTGCTATATATGTCCCAATTTGCGCCTTGCGTAAGAGCTGCATCATAACAGCCTTCATCATGTCACTTCGTCAATCTATCTCTGGTGTATATGAAATGAAGAGTTAGCGTTTGTATTATGTTATTATAAACATATCCGCtcaaaatgttttccaaaaaaaatgccTTTCAAATGTTCATTTGCCGTCTCACATAGGAGAAAACCTATTCAAGTGTGACATTTCTTCacagaaaattcaattgaatacaCATTTGTACAGTCACAGGAAAGTCATTCAAATTCGTAGTATATTTACAAccattttcatagaaaattaattcaacACATGTTTctagtcatacaggagaaaaaatattcaaatttcatatatgAATTTATTCACATTAAATAGTTTAAAGTATAccaaatattggaaatataggaacaaattattattttttacaagaatatgATCAATTGATAAATATGCAGAACTTACGTTtgattttcatcaaattcttGGATATAATCCATGATTTTATATTCTGGATAAACAAAAACTACAGGCCAAACAAGGGTTCCTGTTTCATCCAAATGAACTCGATTATGTACCAATTGAGGAAAATGTGGTTCAAGTTTGTCTAAGGAGAGATTTCctgaaatataaacaatatatatatatatatatatatatatatatatatatatatatatgttaaaattagttttttttgatagtttttaaaagaaagataaattttgatgtttcgacttttctttaagtctttatcaaaatatgatattaacactgaaaatttgcttatttatattgatttatagatcAACTAAATCACGAATATCAAAGTAacgataaaatcaacttagaattttgttccaataaaaaaaattaaattttccttggtttccacatctcaaataaattaaatttattggaatttacaaaatagagctatacattttacttaaattatttagatctttcttatcatttatagcttttttgttcttatgaatgtgaaccatttctaaacattctctttttcatgtattagattccctttcaagaatttttgaatctttataattgaatttatgtttttttgatatctcattgttcgttaattttttattttctattttctaaatactgagatgtttgccctatgtagacagcgtcacaattaatacaaggcacttgatatataatattacttcttttgttttttggtgttttagatttcaatttagtgaaatatttggataatgtattatgtcctctatgatttatactaatatcatatttattgaaatagttCGATAATTGTTGAGAAAGTCCTTGTATATATggttaggaaaaatgttttatgttttgatgttttgtttcagttttgtttttaaattgattgtagtatctgtttatccttttcttgaatatgttatttatcattttttccgcataattattaatttcaatgcagtttttgctttttgaatagctaagcatctaaattcaggatctgatagttggatagatctatcagccaaacttattttCACTGATCTTTtatgtgacataggatgacacgaattgaagtttaaatatcttgaggaccaagttggtttcgtataccattctgttcttatgttattattaattttatataatgtgacatcaaggaaattaattctattattttgcccaacctcgattgtgaattgaagtttctCACAATTGAGGTTGAGCAatataatagaatcaattttctcattcattcatttaacattcataagaacgaaaaagctataaataataaaaaagatctaaataattcaaGTCTATAGcactattttgtaaattccaataaatttgatatattgagatgtggaaaccaaggaaaaattaatttttcttattggaacaaagttctcagttgattttatcattatttttatattcatgatgaaggtgatctatagatcaatataaataagcaaattgtcagtgtcaatatcatattttgataaagacttaaagaaaagtcgaaacgtcaaaatttattttttaaaaattataaaaaaaactaattttaaaacagaagagaactaaaatcaagaacatttagatgcaataATACATcgaaaggtctaagaaataagaatatatatatatatatatatatatatatatatatatatatatatatatatatatatatatatatatatatatataccccGTATCtgggaaactagcaatatttgcataaggcatgttgagcagaatcatcatattttgaggtctagaatctgcAGTTCAGAGATttgacattcttaatgaatcaccctatatatatatatatatatatatatatatatatatatatatatatatatatatatatatggccatataaaaatagtatattattcacaaGTGTACAATGAAGCTTATCATTCACGAGGTGAAGTTTAGTATAGGCGAGTAGAATACTACACTACTACTacttttttttgaagtttttttgttgaaaatttaattacattattcgaaaaactattatttttttctaacaaatattGTATACAATATATTACTGTTCATTTAAATAGGAGAtagttatcgaaaattataataatcgtataatatctcaataataatcaacacaaaaatttatgtattagTTTTACAAATATTAGATATCTTATGTTACAAGAGGATGgtatttatttatggttataaaTAATCTCTTTTGTcagttcaaaattcatatgcCATATAATATACTTTCCTTGACTTTTCCGCCAATAAATTAGACGAGGCAACTTCAGCAGTTTCTCTAATTTCTGGTTgtgttaaagaaaaataattatcattttctatatccattaTAAGTTGATTTTGTCAACATAATTcatcataaattattaaaacactGAGAAATCTCCACACAAAATAATGTTGACAGGTTTgagtcaaatttatattgtttcaaaaaccaTAGTACATTGGTAAACAGATATACCAGAAACACATTCCATGTCGCTGATATCTCAGTGTTAATGCTTCATGCAATCAAACTTGCAGGTCCCGGGTTAGAATCTGGTCTAGGAAAatctactttttaaattttttgtgtacagaactaaaaactgattttatgtAGCAAAACAATATAACTAACTCAAGAAAGCATCTGACAGCAAGGCTATTATTGAGGTTGAGTAAGCAAACTTATAATGGGTATATTATATAACAGTGGTGGATAGTATACaacaattcaaatatataaattatatttcagtAATGAGTGATTCATTGTTAtaacttttgaataaaagtaGTTACAACTTATTGCTCTTGAAAGTGAATAAATGCTTTTGTTACTTACTAAGTTACATTGAATATTATGATTCTTTGAATAACTTTAAATTAATCTTCACCTACCTCTCGTTCCTCCTTCTATCATATATcctcttttaataatttcattaattattacatcttcttcttcatttcttttcttttcttgaTGTTCCCTCTTTCTCTCATctctttctttaatttttgcggcactaacacatttttttctcaaatctaaTACAATTCTATTATCTTTTTCcttgtttaaaataatatcacaGTAGTCAATTgcttttttatagtttttcatttcaacGCAACAGTTTGCAGCTCTAACTAATGCTTTCTCATAGTTCGGCTTTATTTTAAGTGCCAATTCACAATCTTGAAGTGAAGACCTATAACAAAGATGAAAtttgcaaaatttcaatttcacaaATCCTCACTCGATGTTACATCATTTTGTTAGATTCAACAAATATGAATATTGGATATATAGTAAATATTACCACATCAGGGAGTGGAGAAGGATTTAATGACAAGACTTTgtacaattaaatttaaatatgcTAAATGCATATTGTATTAATATATGggcattttttcaattttttgatatttctaaaaaaacgtGCATATATAAATTATGAGACGTGTCCATACcataatttttcgattctcgATACCAATACCTAAAAAATCGGTTCTTGATACCGATGCCATTGATGtctaatagtaaaaaaaattttcttactagaaacatattcataatttgtttgaacaacctacaaaccaattttaaattatctatgCCTATACAGGAATAAATGcacataaaaaacaaacaatgatttaataaacatttattctaaaattaatatggAACTACTTTGTAGGCGCAAAAAATGTACCGTGGCAGCCTGTTGTTTAaacaaagacaaatattttagcaaatgatttttcaaaatatgataatttcattttgataataatataaactggattaaaaaataatttttccgtCAATTTACTGGTATCAGTATCGACTTTTTGCGATCTATTCTTGATACCAATACCAATGCCCAAGAATCGACTCAACCCTAATACAAAAGCATATTTGAAAGGATTTGCGTCGAtatgactaatttttttaattcttcagATACTGTGACTGTCCTAATGCAATTGATAGCAGCTAACTGGGTTGAATCTTCCAAGTAGGATTAAGGATTTCCACAGATGTGGGAGAGGTTAatgttcacaatttttttccattactTCACCACTTCATCTGTGACCATTAGTCGATTAATGTGAACACTTagtttttcggtaaaagtatcCTTGTTTCTGAGAAATGGAAAATACTGAAGGACATGAGCCTGGTTAATTTTTGGAACCAGAAGCTATCCCGATCTTGCttacatcaattgaaaaatattctgtaaAGCCTATTGTAAAATGTAGTGTTTTTGagtattgttttctttttcacatttttggaaaataattttttagttctTGAATTTTCGAAGTtcgaacaatttgaaaaaataaattttcttattccaGCTCAACAGAAATATTTGGTGACACAACATACCAGGACAGAGCCACACAAGTCCAGATGTAAGAAGTTAaatgagtaaaaaaaatatcaattattctTGGCTGAATAGACTGTCGTTAATGACAACAAGAATTTAATGTTGATTTATGTCAGGCaatgatttgtgaaaatatacCTTTCAGAAAACTGAGCACAAAATTCCAAGATaaagaatattatgaatataggaacaaaaatacaaatttattacaattttgtaaagaattttaGTTGTTAATTCCATTTCACTTGTCagtacataatatataaattacaaactCACCtatagttttttagaaaaaaatgtgctGCTGCCCTATTGTTTAATAAAGTGGCATTTATTTCTGGATTACCACATTTGACCTTAATGCCTTCTGTATATGACAAAACTGCCAgtctataatttttgtatttaaaattaaagttacCATCTTCTTTGTAACTAATTGCTagatctaaaattaatattaaagaatCTTAAAATATGCTATATTAAATGGTAATGCACTGAAGCTTtgtcaaattcaatatgaatcaaaTAACCCACTGCATAACATACATTCTACAGATAAATACAATTACTGTTGTAGGTACTTATTGAAATCTTTGAAGTACTGTTCTTACCATCAGGTTCATTTTCTTCAGgatcatatttcaatttctgaAGACCCTCAAAAAGCGGATGAACTTCATCACCTGGTTTTGGTGgttctttcataaaaaaaggATGTTTGGCCATTTCCTGAAATAGGGAAATTCAAGTTATTGGGTAACTACacttaaattgaataatataataaattaacgaCATAGATTCTTTATTGATTAGGATATATATTTcagtattaattttaatttgccTACTTCTTCCCACCGGTCCTCTGGCCAACCATCTTCATATTTCTTTCTtggtaaattttcaataaattcatctAATTCTCTGTCTAGCTTTGCCGCCAATTCAAGTCGTTCTTGCTCCGTCCATTTCTT
The sequence above is drawn from the Diorhabda carinulata isolate Delta chromosome 6, icDioCari1.1, whole genome shotgun sequence genome and encodes:
- the LOC130895026 gene encoding DNA polymerase interacting tetratricopeptide repeat-containing, protein of 47 kDa, encoding MNNSENTRKKKWTEQERLELAAKLDRELDEFIENLPRKKYEDGWPEDRWEEEMAKHPFFMKEPPKPGDEVHPLFEGLQKLKYDPEENEPDDLAISYKEDGNFNFKYKNYRLAVLSYTEGIKVKCGNPEINATLLNNRAAAHFFLKNYRSSLQDCELALKIKPNYEKALVRAANCCVEMKNYKKAIDYCDIILNKEKDNRIVLDLRKKCVSAAKIKERDERKREHQEKKRNEEEDVIINEIIKRGYMIEGGTRGNLSLDKLEPHFPQLVHNRVHLDETGTLVWPVVFVYPEYKIMDYIQEFDENQTFSEQIEAMFKSPPDWDEQKKYIPNQLNIYFETSRNKIRLIEQTMTLGNVLKNNEYVIRGGTPSFIIMVKDSSAEKRFLEEY